acaccacccttatggcagaaagtaaagaggaactaaaaagcctcctgatgaaagtgaaagaggagagtgaaaaagttggcttaaaactcaatattcaggaaactaagatcatggcatctagtcccatcacttcatgggaaatagatggggaaacagtggaaacagtgtctgactttattttggggggggctcaaaatcattgcagatggtgactgcagccatgaaattaaaagacacttactccttggaaggaaagttatgaccaacctagaaagcatattaaaaagcagagatactactttgccagcaaaggtccatctagtcagttcagtacagttcagtcgctcagtcatgtccaactctttatgaccccacgaatcgcagcacaccaggcctccctgtccatcaccaactcccagagttcactcagactcacgtccatcgagtcagtgatgccatccagccatctcatcctctgtaatccccttctcctcctgcccccaatccctcccagcatcagagtcttttccaatgagtcaactttgtgcatgaggtggccaaagtattggagtttcagctttagcatcattccttccaaagaaatcccagaggtaatcttcataatggactggttggatctccttggagtccaagggactctcaagagtcttctccaacgccacagttcaaaagcatcgattcttcagcactcagccttcttcacagtacaactctcacatccatacatgaccgctgggaaaaccatagccttgactagacggacctttgttggcaaagtaatgtctctgcttttgaatatgctatctaggttggtcataactttccttccaaggagtaagagtcttttaatttcatggctgcagtcaccatctgcagtgattttggagccccccaaaataaagtctgacactgtttccactgcttccccatctatttcccatgaagtaatgggaccaggtgccatgatcttcgttttctgaatgttgagctttaagccaactttttccctctcctcattcactttcatcaagatgcttttgagttcctcttcattttctgccataagggtagtgtcatctgcatatctgaggttattgagatttctcccggcaatcttgattccagcttgtgcttcttccagtccagcgtttctcatgatgtactctgcatagaagttaaataagcagggtgacaatatacagccttgacatactccttttcctatttggaaccagtctgttgttccatgtccagttctaatgttgcttcctgacctgcacacagattttcatctagtcaaggctatggttttcccagtggtcatgtatggatgtgagagttggactgtgaagaaagctgagtgctgaagaattgatgcttttgaactgtggtgttagagaagactcttttgagtcccttggactgcaaggagatccaaccagtccatcctaaagtaaatcagtcctgaatattcattggaaggactgatgatgaagctgaaactccaatactttggctacctcatgcacaaagttgactcattggaaaagaccctgatgctgggagggattgggggcagaaggagaagggggcgacaggagatgagatggctggatggcatcaccgacttaatgcacatgagtttgggtgaactccgggagttagtgacggacaaggaggcctggagtgctgcgattcatggggtcgcaaagagtcggacatgactgagcgactgaactgaactgcactgaaactATCTTTGATTCTATCTGTGGGTTTTGTCTTCTGTCACAATGACCAGATATTTATCTATTCCTCCACTAAAACTAGATTATTTATGAAGACAAACTTCTATTGTAATACTTGGTGAAAACAACCCTCCTTGTATTTCCTATTTATCTGAATTTTCTTGGTTGACTTGAAGAATTTAGTTTTGGAGGTAAACCTTAAGtcaacctcattagaacaaaaatttatttatcgGGACATGAGTcagaggcttccttggtggctcagacagttaagattCTGCCCAAAAGGCAACAGACCCAGATCAATCcactggttgggaagatcccctgaaggaggacatggcaacccattctccAGTATTccaactggagaatcccacagacagaggagcctggtggggataCAGCCCATAAATATGctgagtcagacaaaactgaagcaactgagctgcACAAACACGGAATACTAAATCTGGCAGAGCACACAGAACTTGGTACACATAAAATCAAGGTGTAGAAGAGTGATTCAGTGTATTTAATACCTAATTTCACACAGCAGGTCAGAGAAGAGCTGAGACTCAAGGCCCTAGCCACTAGCTCCAAGTCCCAATTTCAGTTCCCAGTATGTAAACTTATGCCTGTCTGGTCAGAAGGTAGAGATATCTTACCAGTTATGCCACTCTTTATGTGGGTCATGCTGACTGTAGCCTGACATTGTGCTAGACCCTAGGAAATGGCTAAATTCTAGCCTCTCCCTAGTAGCCTCATAAACCTCCTATGGTAATGGAACTGCCCATTTAATGCTTTCAGAAGTAGGGAGAGGATTTGGGACATGAGACCATGTGACACATCCTGCAATTCACACTTCACAGCATGAGCTATTTCCATGTAAACAACGTTCTCACAGGGGTAGCTACTTAGAGCCACTCCCTTCCTCTTGGTTCAACACATCATGAAGTTCCTGGTCCCCAGTGCAGGACAAAGAACAGCAGTGGCACTAAGTGTCCCTGAAGAAATGCTGGCTCCTCAGAAGACACCCACCTAAGAAGCAGAAAATGGCAAATGCCACTGGGAGAAAGAGGGGACCAGTGATGACCCTCTTAGGCCATCTCTGATGTCACCTGTCAATAACCAGAGGGACTGTAGATTCTGCCACTGTGCTGAAGGCCAGAGTGAGACATATATTATCTATGCCCCAAAACAACAATTTTATCCAGCCAGGCTGGTGATGTCACAGGTTACACATTTGTTATTTTGCTTAGTCTTCACTCAACATCCCCATGTAGCAGATGACAGAATGACTTGGAAAGTTACAACAAACTTGCCCATACTCCCACAGCTTGCCAGGGACAGGGTGTAGGTTCTGTCTAACCCTGGTCCCAAGCTCTCAGTGACCACATGTGTCACTTCTCACCATCACTGAAAACCTCCTGCCTCACATCCTCCCTGCACAGAACACAGACACTGGCCACAATGGGCAATGTTGCAGTGATTTTATTAGATTCAGCCTGATAGAGGCCACATCAGGTGGGGAAGGTGTCTGGATTCCAGCTTCAGGAACAGAAGGAGAACAGGGCAGGAAGATCAAGTGCAGACCCAGCACAACTGGCAAAGCTTATCACACCAAAGAGAGCAGACTGGAAGCCAATCCTCTAACAGCATTCACCACCGAGGACAATTTATAGCCGGTGCAATCATTACTGAAGATGATAGACACCTGGAAGGGAGAAGGAGGTGGAGGGACTGGACCTGAGCCCACAGCCAGGCTATCCTGCCTCCCCAGGAAAACCTCACTCCTCACCTTCAGGGATTCAGCCCCATCCCTACCAAGAACCTCTGCCCACAGTCCCACCACTGGAAAGGGGGCTGCAAGCAGGCACCAGGGGGAGGATGGCTCTCTAGTAGACCAGGCACAGGTgtcaggagggagacagatccaccAGTCAcaccagggaggggaggagatgaCAAGGGTCAGCAGTGAACAGCCAGGGCTGATCCAGAAGGAGGAATATGGTGCTGAGGACTGGGTTTGGGTCACACCTGAGCCTCCTCGGTCAGGTGTCCTGGGTGGATGGAAGGTGCATGCAAGTGTCATAAACAGCCCCATGTGCCATGGGGGCTTCTATTAGTGCATGATATTCTGGATCATGGTAAACCACTTGTTTTGAACAGTTAACAATTTGAGGAAGATATACAAAGACAGGTTATTCAAATCTCAAATACtatatcagaagaaaaacaatcaCAGCAAAAAGATGGTTCTTCGAGAGATACACTATTTGCCCAAGTGAGTGGTTGCATGTACCTAGAAACTGCCACAGGAGCATTAGGCACCAAAACCCCAGAGTGGAATTTCTGGCTTGTAGGCACTGAGACCATGTCGGTGGAAATGGGGCTCTGAGCCAGAGCAATGGCCATCAAAAAGGGATAAAGAGGAGGTGATGTGACCACAGGTCAGAAAGCTTATAAGCCAGGGAGTCCCATGCTGGAAGAAAACCTAAAACCTGgggttctttttaaatattcctaAAGTAGAGGTGACAGACTGCTACATGTATGAGAGCTGAATGCTTCATTTCctgcaaaaattaaaatgttacttcTCCAATGCTACTTCGtctcagtgagaaaaaaaattacaggactCAATACACTTCTGCTAGTGCATTGACACTAGTCCCCTATTATGTGTGAGCTGATTGACATGATATGGACATATTAGGTAACAAGAGGCTGGATGTGCAGGTGGACTGTGCTTGCATATTACAGGTGCTGCAGGTTGAAGCAAATGTTTATGTGCTTCTCTCTTTATAGCTCTATCACACATTCCATGACTGAATGATCTATTACCATGTGGCATACTGAACTATGTGCATGTGAGTTCTCAAGGTCAGTGTGGGTAAAGGTAAGTTACCTTATATTTCAGATGATTAAACCTGTCTTCAGGTTCTGCTTCAATGAAGCAATCCCAGAGTTTTCCAAAGGCTGCTTTTTCAGCTTCATTAGCATCGACCGAATCCAAGGTTTCATTCAATGCTTTACGTGGGAGTCCAAGGCTCACAGCAAAAACGGTTTCATAAAACACAGGGCAGGCTTCCACTGAAGGCAGAGACAGAAAACACCTTGTCAAAAGAATCACCAGGTTAGAAGGTTCTGTTTCCCAACACTTGATAGGAACTCATACATCCAAAGCTTCAGACTCACCTCCCACAGAGACCCGCCCTCTCCCAGGACTGCTTACATCCCAGGCAAAATCTTCCCTATGAGGAACTGCCAGCAGAGGGAGCAGAAAGAGGGGCTAGGCCTGGAGACCCCTCTTCCCTTCACCGCTGCCCCCAGGCATACCAGCCTGCTTCCTCCATCTCACTAAGCACCACTACCCCCAACAAACTATCCCCCAGGGTTTGCACAGATAATGACCCTTCCAGCTCCACACCACCAGCCCCATTCAAACACTGAAAGCCTCAGGAAATTTGTGCAGGACTCCTGGGCACTGATCTGACACCTGCCCTCAGAATCTGCCCCAGAAGTGGCTTGGACAGGACTGGGAAGGATGCAGTGAATGGCAATGAGCAAGGATCAGCGGGGCCATCCAGACTCTCCTTCCTACCCTCATGTGTCTTGAAGGTCAGCTCTCTGGTCACCATCAAGGCCAGCACAAGCAGTGCTCCCTTCATCATGGTGGCAGCTGGAGTGCTCTGCTCAGGGCAGGGTTTTGCCTGCTTTATAAACCACTAGCTCCCCAAGTCCAGCCCACTTCCCTCCCAGTTGAACGACAGGCCTGTGGCCAGGCTCCTGGCACAGGTGGCTCCCTTGGCCCTTGGGATATTTGCTGTGGAAAATCATCCTATTCTGAGAGCAGAGCTCTTAGAGGACATGTTGGGGTATCTTTGCCAAAGGACAAGTGGAACTAAGTGACTCCATTTGGAGCCAAATGCTCCATTTTCTGGTCCATAACCATCATCTGTTTTCCTGATCATCCTTCCCCCAACCTAACCTGGCTCTGAGGGAAGCATTGCCCCAAACTAAGCAGATGGAATCACAAAAATGTCAAGGACATATCTATGCCACTGTAAGGTAGAAAAAAGGTCATCCAGAATTCTGGCTTTTCCCCCACACATTAATTTCTATAGATAAGAACGTAGAGCTGGACCTTACTGAAGCCCCCAGATGTCTTAACATCTGCAGTCTCTAGACAGGGCCTGGACACTGCTGGTCAGCAGCTTTGGGCTCTGATTCATGCCCAACAAGGAACTTGCAGGACTTAAGGCCAAGTGGCTTTTCTCAGGTGCTGGTAATTCTGTACTTTTGGGTCATGCCACCAGCTTTCCTCAGACCCTTTAGCCCACTGGTTCCTGAGCAGGCTGCAGCCTTGTGCCTTCTCCTggctttccttctcctccacagTGAGCCTGGTCTCAGGAGGTGCTTGCACTGTGCAGTCTATCCAGGAACATCAGGAAGAAGCTGTGGGTTTGAGGGTTTATCTCCTGGGGCAGAGACTCTGAGGTGCACAGCCCTACAGGCCACTGTGGACGGGAGTTCTAAGGCCCAGAGGGCTGGGTTGATCAGAGTTGGCAGTCTGTATGTGAAAACTCTTTCAGAGTCAAATTCAACCTTCCACATTAGGAAAGCAGTTTGTTGGGACAAACCATTTGAgatgtgccgggagccagcacgggagatcccacccatgacaaggtcatgtgggagaGACCTGACGGGCAAGGCGAATCAGGACTTGAGGGACCCCCTGGACctgcttgagcatctaccccaaaatcagaatctgtctgttttactattttacgactttcaccaactcctctgacattaacgaggggctatccccgaccacctttctctgaaggaaatcaacttagagctctagttaataagccTCCTGGGCACAATAGGAGTGTTTccatccaaacccctcagatggctttcTAACTTGCCTGAATGGTTTATCTGGACTCTTACAGCTACGCATGTGATTgtttacagcctcccaaccatgagaggcacaggaagcttaaaaCATTCTAACAATATAGAGCCTTTTGAGGAGTTAGTAGTTATTAGAATAGAACTGGTGAAGGATTTCATTGTTGAGTCAAtgtttgctgccaagtttccatatcccttacccactgtgtccctgggagtatattaattaatatagttggtatatagaaaaataagtagtggccttggtgttaacaactttagaccttgaggtaataaattctttccttgctacagcccactgcacctttgccctatgGGAATGCAACTTTAGTGCTTTCGGAGAGTGGCAccaaactttagaaaaattacttttagagaaaataagttttctggttaaCTAACCTTTATCAGaacaaagagtcataaaatgctaataggcctcctggccagaagatgatgtaaatcacctaaagcctttGTATATGAtaggtttgcagaaagaaagcctggtctcaaCAAGGGTCAGGGCTGCTGACCCTGCATGACTCTGCACCGTGCATTCTCATGTATGTACAACTGAGGGTATAaaagctcattttaaaaataaagttatgggccttgctcaccaaagctcagtctccccgtgtcattctttttttcccttttctctctttttctctctctgttcttctttcaggatgactacTTGGAACACaggggctctctgagttcacctttttgcctgggcttctaagacccaattGGGAAGGTGCCCTGCATCTTCACTGGGGAGAGGGCGTCCTGCGTCCTCACCCCACCGAGAGGGTGTCTgtggcctccgtgaacagagcaagttccgtgtcaggagctttattggctttctgtgtaaaccaaggaagatcaagcctctttctcgCCCCTTTTACTTTCCCTATTCACCGACGCCATCCTCCTGAGGGAATCCATGGATcctgccagggctggaccccggtagaCATGGCCCTTGAAAACACTAGAAGGAAGCCTGAGAATCTCCTAATGGCCAAACTGGAAAGGGTTTGACAGACAATATAAGTAACAGAGTATTTGATGATAAACCAATGTATAAAGTAATATGTGTGAATCCATACTGCATAAATTGCTGTCTAAATAAATCAATGTGGGAGAGGAGGCAACCATTCCTTACAGAAACATCCTGAATAACAGCCATAGACTATCCCCTCCAGGAGGATGAACATACTGCCCTACCCTCCCTGAGTGTGAGCTAGACTTAAGAACTCATCTccaaagaaaagaggaggaggagaggaaagcaCTGCAGAAACCTGACAAACTCAAATAATCAGCTAATCAAGGCTGATTATTCCCAGTGGTAAGGCACACTGCTGTCACATGTATCCTGATGTAAGGGGACTGGAAGGGAGCTTCACCTGTGTGGTGTCTTCCTCGAAACCCAAAGTCTGAACCCCACTCGACAGTATCAGAACAACAGCAGCTAAACTTAGCTTGGGGGCCTTCTACCGTCCCTGGTCCCTGATAGTTCTCCTCAAGACTCTTAAGGCCATGACAGACCAGGAGAGAATGAGTAACTCGACAGAGCAGAGAACACCAGGGACACATGACAGTGAATGCAGTGAGTTTCAGGTCTGGATAGGATCCTGGAATCCAAGATTAATGGACAAGCTGCTGAAATTCAGATAAACTTAACACCTCATTAGTCATAAGGTTCCAATGTTGTCTCtcagttttgacaaatatttgcACTTTTTccataaaactaaaattattccAACTTAAAATTTTACTAATAACAGCTTGAAACAGGAAGCTCAACTCTgtcctctgtgacaacctagaggggtgagatgtgTTGGAGGATGGGGATTATTCAAGACAGAACTGATTTATCAATGGCTGagtcatgttgttgtatggcagaaagcaatacACTATTGCAAAGTAatagcctccaatttaaaatacattaaaaacaacaacaacgacgATGACCTGCATTAGGACACGGCTACATCAGCAGCATTTCTACATTGACCCTAACCAGTTCTTCACTCTGATGTCACCAAATGTCCCCATAGTTAGGGACGTCTCAGAGGACCCTGTGGCATCCTTGAAAGGGCACTGGGCTGGATCCATAGTAGCCACCGGCATTACTCAGCACTCCAGGCCCTGGTTCCTCTCCTCATAGAGCTGCGGAGGCCATTTGGGGGCAGTGTCTTCTCAAGGAGAGGAGGCATGGGATCCATGGGCAGCTGTCTCACCACACagaagtcctgtggccacagacaAAGAGCCAACGTGTGCAGCCTGGGCCATGTGGTGTTCACCTTCCTGCCCAGGAAACGTTAACTCATACCTACAGTTACCTGAGGCCCTCTTGAGGTGACCTTCACAGGGGTGGACCCCAGGCAGCAGGAACCATGGCAAGGAGTCTCTGCACAGAGGTCAACTGACATTGCAGCTCAGTACTTGGTTCCTCTTTGCCAGGACCAGTTACCGGATGTGAATCCTATTTGGCACAAGGTTCTGCCTATTGTCACACCATGTGTCCGAACCTCAGATTAGCTTTTCAGCAAACATTAATCTGCCACAGGTGCCTCAGAGAAGGGACAGCCAGATGCCTCCAGAGAAAGGTTACTTGATGTGACTTCAAACATTTTAATCCTTTACCTTATTAATTCAAGGCAATGTTCATAAACATATTTACAGTAAGTAGTATGAAAGATATTCCTGCTTATCAACtccagagaaatggaatatttctgcCATTATTCTAACAAACAGTGTGCAACATCTAATGAATGCTGGGCCCTCTCCTAGTCCTGGGATGcaacagcacacagcacagttaTCGCTCTCCTGCAGCTCTTCATCACCTAAGAGGGAGTGAAAGACAGTGACCCCATGGGAAGAAGTGCTCTGGGCAAATTTAAGCCGGGGGAGAAGACAGACGGCCATTGGGGTAGGAGAGGGGCAGACTGCTTTGATATTTGAGCTCAATAGTTGGGGAAGTCTGTGCTGTGTGTTACCTGAAGACACCTGAGGATGAGGGAATGAATCATGCAGCCACTGGAGGAAGAGCCTTCCAGGTTGGGAGGGCTCCATGTGCAGAGTCCCTGCTGCAGGAGCACACTTGGTCAGGTCAAGGAGCAGACAGGAGGCActgagggaggggagaaaggCATGGATAAGGTCATACAGGCAGCAGCAGTGTGGGGCTGGTTGTGCAACTGGCCCAGAGGTTGTGATCTAGAAGGGGCTTGGCTTTTTCTCAAGTGAAGAGGTGATCATGGGAACAGTACAGAGACACTCAAGAGGTGAAAGAGGTTGCAAAAAGTGATGGACCTAAGCACTGTCTTGCtgactgaaataagtcagagaagcaGAAACGTTTTATGACATACCTTATATGCAGACTCTAAAAAGACAAGATACAAAGGAATTTATTTACAACCCAGAAAGAtgacagacttagagaatgaactcatGATTGCTAGAGGGAAGGATGAGGTTAAGGGACAGTTATGGAGTTTGGGATGCTTGTGTACAAACCACGATATTGAAAATAGATAAGGATCATATGCCATGATCCAGTCAGGTATATTcaagggatgcaaagattcttcaacatattccaatcaatcaatgtgatgcaccatattaacaaattaaaacataaaattcacaTGATAATTTCCATAACTGCAATaaaactttcaacaaaattcagcacccatttatgatagaAATTCTCAGGAAAATTGGCATAGAAGGAATCTATCTGAACATAATAAAACTCATGTACCATAATCCCACAGGAAATATTGTTCTCATtggtgaaaaacagaaagcatttcctccaagatcaggagcaagacaagggtacccactctgACCACTATTATTcagtatagttttggaagtccagCCATggcaaacagagaagaaaaagaaatggtgaaatacagacaggaaaggaagaagtaaaactctcactatttgcagatgacatgatattatatgtagAAAAAAGTAAAGATGCTAAAGATACTAGAGATAACAGTAAAGATAAcaagcta
The nucleotide sequence above comes from Bos indicus x Bos taurus breed Angus x Brahman F1 hybrid chromosome 18, Bos_hybrid_MaternalHap_v2.0, whole genome shotgun sequence. Encoded proteins:
- the LOC113875330 gene encoding major allergen I polypeptide chain 2-like produces the protein MMKGALLVLALMVTRELTFKTHEVEACPVFYETVFAVSLGLPRKALNETLDSVDANEAEKAAFGKLWDCFIEAEPEDRFNHLKYKVSIIFSNDCTGYKLSSVVNAVRGLASSLLSLV